From the genome of Eriocheir sinensis breed Jianghai 21 unplaced genomic scaffold, ASM2467909v1 Scaffold606, whole genome shotgun sequence:
TATTTGAATGTTAGAGCAGGCTAAAGTGGGGAAAATAAGAATTTAAAGTTGTCATCTACTGCATGGAAAAGCTTAATATATGCGAAGAATAAGGTAAGGAAAGCACTATAAGAATGTAAAACACCGGTCATTTAGCAAAGTTTGAAGAGAGGGTGGATAGAGGAAATTAAATGGTAGTTGGCGATCAAGGGAGTGTTGAAAGAGGGATGTGTGGTGGGTTAGTcttagagaaaaatatgaaatgatACATAGaagttttgtttcttcttttggaTCAGatagttttaaaatactgaatgtGAACATAAATATTCAAGTTTTTTATTTGATATAATTAACATACATCATGGACTTTCAATGTGTGGGATGATGTTAGAGACTGTTTGGTACAGATACTTCCCTGCATAAGCATTTGATTAATGGTCCATTCTGACACCCAATCCTACTTACAAGAAAAGGTAATTCATGATGACTAATATTTGGTCTGCCATATGTCAATGGGTGCAATAACTGTAATGTTTTAATTTCATGGAAATATTTGTGAATATATAGTTGGGGCAATAATTCCATCTTGAAAGTATGTTACAAGGATAATTTATTTTGTGCAGATAATTTAAATAATAACCACAGTACACATGGtatacataaaagaaagaaagaaaaaaaatggttggtGTTGCTTGGTGAGATGTGAGCTATTTGTTATTGTGCACTTGCAAGACTTTCATTGTACACCTTTTCCTCTTCAACAGCACTTTCGTGGTGTTAGGACTTCAGAATACAGAGTCCTAGAGATgtggttaatatttttttttgcttttacatGGATGGATGTAGACCTTGCGCTTACACCGATTTGAGTTTGTGAAAGGCAGTCGGCTGGTGGTAAGTGATGAAGTTTGTTCAGCCTACTGTGGGTGTGTATGTCCCGAATCACCTGGTGTCTTGTGCATGTTTGCTGGACTTGGGTAaggtcttcatgaaggactttctcacttttttttttttttattaaatgcaGTGTACTCAAGTTGGGAACCTGAAAATATTTGTGTGGGAAGAATGTCATGTGAAGATTTTCCGACTGTACGTACAGTGTGGTTGTCTTTGCATGTTCACATTGTTTAAAATTGTGGAAAATTAATAGTATGTACAATCATGTAAATAAGTACAGTGATTTTGTTAAGTTTGTAAGGAAGTTATCTGTTTGAAGAGAGTACAGGGTTGAGGGAGAGGGTGTCACAGGGAGACCACCAGTGATGGATCAATAGAGGGGATGGGAATGAAGAGTTGATTGGTTGAGTGAGGGAGGGTTGCCCTGACTTCTACAGTTTCTGGGGTGCAACCATGTTACTTTGGATGTTACAAAAGAAATATTGAAGGCATATTTAGTGGAGAACATGTTACATTGCAAAATGGAAGATGGCTTGTTAAAGAAGGTATCTAAAGTTCcaaattatttattttatgctGTAATGTCAGGTTGTAGCACAAATgatatttttgatgttttattgtCAAGATTCCCTCAATGTGACCAAGTTTGTATGGATCcagatttttttttggggggggggttatgtcGCGTTCAAGATAAATCATGCCACAACTATCCGGATGTCATTGAAAGTAACAAAATTTTCTTCTTATGCATGCAGAAGTACTGTAAAATAAATTAGCACTAGTATATAAGTTATTGTACAAGAGATTGGAAGTTTTTGCCAAGCAGGGAGTGAAGTATCTGAGCACCACGTACCTGCCTATCAactgttttctttccttgcaGAGCTATGAAGGCTACCTCGACACCTGGAATGTTTGCTCGCTCTTCTTGGGGTTGGGCAACTTGCTGGTGTGGTTTGGGTGTTTCTTGTACCTTGGTTTCTTCACCACATACAATGCAAGTGTTCATCAGTTGCTTCTTATCACTTCATCAGTATTTAGTATCAGTATTAATATCAGTAATTTCAATGTCTTTAAAAGTTTGGTCTTGGTTGGTTTATGATGATAATTTCAACTAACGTCAACTTCTTTGTTTTATTACTTTCCATTACTCCAccatgttattatcattattagaacTTTGTTCTCCTTCTAAGCTGTGTTGGGAGTTTAAGGTCTGAGAAATATAAAGTTACTGAGAGAAATAAAGGTAAGCCTGTGAAAGAGGCAACATTAACATTCAGGAATGTAAAATTTTGGTTTGTTTCAGGTGTTAATTCTAACCATGAAGAAATGTATCCCAAATGTACTACTTCTCAATTTGTCTCATGATGGTGTTTGCCGGATACTGCCTCTGTGGCTGGCTGGTTCTAGGGCCATACCACTTAAAGGTAATTTATCTTCCCTCTATAGACACACACTGTGATGGCTGTTAATTGCCTTTTCTCTCATCCTAAAGCATATAAAAAGCTACTGCTGCATAATATAATGAAACGAGATAGAACATAATTAAACAGTTTAATGAACTTTTCTTTTTAAAATTAGTGTCACATATAAGCACTGACATTCTTTGTTCGTTTAAATGATGCTTTTTCTAGATGTCCACATTAATTTTATTTTAAAAATTTACGAGCTTTGATGTTTGTTgttacaaaaataatatcaagatgTACTCCAGCAGTTTGCAATTTAATGAACTTTTCTTTTTAAAATTGGTATGACTTATAAACACTGACATTCTTTGTTCATATAAATAATGCTATTTCCAGATGTCcacatatttttatttaaaaaatttACAAGCATTGATGTTTGTTGTTACAAAAATTACATCAAGATGCACTTATATAATCATTTTTACAAGATTACCCGTCAGTGCTAAAACTAACAATGTTTGCACCACAGTTCCGCTCCTTTTCATCCACAATGGAGTGCCTGTACTCCCTCATCAACGGAGACGACATGTTTGccaccttctcttccacctcggGCAAGGATCCTGTGGTGTGGTGGTTCTCCCGTGTCTACCTctactcctttatctccctcttcatttATGTGATACTGAGCCtcttcatcgccatcatcatgGATGCCTATGAGACGATCAAGGTTAGTGAGTAGCATTATATGTCGATTTTGaggagggtggtgatggaggggtaaACAGTGTGTGCATAGACACTCATGTGGTATACAGTGTTACATGGGGTTTAAGCAATTAGGCAAAAAGGTTCTATTGGGTAATTGATAAGTGACAAgtacttctgaaaaaaaaaaaaaaaaaaaaaagggtgttcTCTGTTAGGTAATTTTATAAGGATACAagtacttatgtgtgtgtgtgtgtgaaccctgGTTGTTTAATATTTATAAGGATGATTGTATGaatgaaatgaaagccagagtaggGGAAATAGGTTCAAGGCTGAAATTGAGGAGTATGAAGCAATTTTTTGTGGGAggcctttttgcagatgatacagtttTGTTGGCAGGAAATGAGATGCTACTGAGGATTATTATGCATGAATGGCAGGGTGTGTatgaggagaaagttgaaagtgaatgtccctccgccaagtttgtaccccacatttggtgacgttaggtgcgcctattaagtGTAACTTTCCAAAGCAAACTCCATCCAGATTGCTTTGTAATTCTTTACAACAATTATTGCTTATAATTTGTCTCATGATATTTGTATTATCAGTAAATAAACTGATTATGATTGGTAGTGTTTTCAACACAACCTCTGCTTTAGATGGTTTTAGtaatactcttccttcttcttcagcaCTACTATGATGTAGGTTTTCCACTCAATGACCTGATGAAATTTGTCCAAGAGTGCACTGAAGAACCTTCAAGTGGAGTTTTCCAGGATGAGGGTGAACATACTATCCATGATGTTATAAACTCCATCTGTTGCTGTGGCTATGAGTGAGTATTATGGTTTGTTGTAGCTGTTACTTGTGTATAATTTTTACATAATGCCAAACTAGGGTGAATATCACAATGACCCACTCTTAAAACTGAATTTAGAGAGAGGGCAACACTGTATGTACTTGTTCCCATGTCTGAAGTAAACAAAAAGGTAGTATACGTCTCCTTTGCTTCTCTCAAAAGTTGTGAGGTAGAATATCGTAGATAATTTGTTAGAGAAAAGACTGTGCCTATTTCCACTTGTTTAGTTAGATTCATTGGACTGCATTTGGCTGATGTGCAAAGGGGCAGGAAGGCACCATCTTCATTCAGCACCTTATTTTCTGCATTTGTTGGTGGGAAGGTCAAGCATCAAGAAACATACAAACACGTGTTTCGAACTACGTGTTTCTCTGCTTCTTGATGCTGGACCTTCCCAACTGCAAATGTAGAAATAACAAGTCAAGAATAATggtgttatcctcctccttcctccatcatcttGGTTGTGTATGAAATGGAGACCAATGGGTTTGACACGTGATGGGTAACTGATTTGTGGATGACTTTCATGGACAGTCTTTCCTCTGTCTGAGTCATCCTCTAGCCATGTAGCTTTCTTtgtccctttcatcctttcaatACAAGAATACCTCCTTTACACACTCCACTTTGCTAACCACATGGCATTATTCAAATTCACCCCCACACCACCTCATCTCTGTCAGTGTCACAACCCCACAAATGTTCATTTTAACTGCTTTAACCCTTTACACATTTTTCTTTAATAAATTAAGGTCATTActtattttataaatttacacgCTTTCCCTTCACAGATCGAATCAGCCGACCACAGAGTATGAATCTTTCTCACCTAGTGCATTGCTGACTGGATTTACTTGGGAAAAGGTTGCTTGTATGGTATATAGTCAGGCCTGCATCTACTTGGATTTTAAGTAACATTATCAAGTGTTGCTGGTAGACAGCTTCTTTGCACTCATTGGGTTTTCTGTTTGCATGCagcagacagagaaaggaaatagtGTTTTGCATTTTCTGGTTGTTTCCAGATGGTGTAAAGAAGCAGAATGATTTCAATCTTTCTTATTTTGAAATCAGCAACCTTTACCATCAGGTTGTTAGGTTCTGTGTTTGCTAATCTATCTGGCAACAAGATGAGCAGAATCTAACACTTTGAATGAGTTTGTTGGCTAGCTGCCTAATACTGGGGACAGTTTGCTTAACAAACTTGTTGTGGTGGCAACTGAAATAGTTACTACTTAATTGTTTTTGTTGCTATATGAACACAAATACCTAAGAATATTTCTGATTGCTACTTCAGTAGTATAATAAAAGTAAAGATTTATAAAAGTAATTTTTAAGTGAAGTTATTAATTTATTAAATTAAAATGCACTTCAGATGCTTTACTGAAACTCAGGAAATTGGTGGGGCAGTTTGTCTGGACTCAGATGCCAATTTCCTTAGTGTTATGCACTGGTCCTGTGATGGCTTGAGTCAGATAACACAAGCCCCATGAAGTGAGATATAAAGtaaattattttatataataaacaaataaagcagTATTTTCATATTATGTTGCCCTGGTTAGGATTTTCATGATAATTCTTCCATTTTGTATTTCTTATGAAGCAGTTTCAAGAGAATACAACACTAGTTTTGAAAAGTTTCACATATGCTTGCATGTCTTTTACCCTCATGACAGCTCACCAGTATGCTGTTTTATCAGCAGCTTTCTCTGTTCAGGTATAGATTGGGAAGGTgatatactgatttttttttgtccagTGTACTGCAGTGTTTGCattataagattttttttttcaccaaatCCCCTTGTGCTTACAAAGCACAGGTCATGGATAACCTTTAGCACCCCTAAGGGATGGTTGCTTGTGCTAAGGCACATAGTCTGTTCCATCTCAGAAAAGAAATTGGTGATCGGCCACCCCTCCAAACTTGTTGCAATCCATGTAGTCCTTTCAGTAAGTAGGTAACTGATGTACAGCAATGCTAAAGACAACAGAATacattgtatttatattttttctaaacATAATTATATGTAACAAGTTTTATGtcttgataaaatatatacataggaTATGCATACAGTCACTCGCAGGAGTTTTTCTCCAGTGGCTGCCTATCCTGTATGTATTATTTATCACCTGACAGATAATACTTGTTACATGTATTTgtttagaaaaaaatgtaaatagaatgtattagttttttttaatgtCTTTAGCATTGTCTTATATCAGTTACCTACTTGCTGAAAGAAATGCACAGACTTTGACAATTAGACATTGTGACTTTTATAAAGaacattttattttacttatgtGTGCTGTTAAATATAACTGTCAAGGTATTCCTTTTTTACTCTTCAGGTGATTATGAACTCTACTCACTAGAATAACAAAAACGTGTAAAGTTGGGAACTGAAAAGTGAATTCAAGAAGTAATAGACCCCACTTAGAAAATGTTCTACCATAATGGATTTACTTCAGCTTGGTCCTCAAGAGTGGCACAATTCCTATTCAGGTTGGTAAAGACACTGCTGTTGGCTGTTGCTTTTGAAGGGAAGTTATGTGAAGTTTTGTCTCATCTGCCACCTTTGCTCAGGCTGAGAAACCATCAagatttctttcctttgttcacCTGCTACATAAGAAAGGGCTAATTTTGTTTACATCACTGGACTGAGCAATGATTGTGCAACTAACAGTATTTTAAAAACTATAAAGAATTATGGTTTATTACAGACTAACATCTAATATTTTATACCACAAAGAGTGAtataagtaggaagagaagaattattCGTAAAAAGTGATGTAAAATATTAAGTGTTAATCTGTGAGATTAACCTATACACACTGTTCTCATAAGTATTAAAACTCACATTATATAATGAAACAATCATAGCTGAATCCAATGATGTAAACAAAATTTCCCTACCTTGTGTAACAGGTGAGCTGAGTAAATATGAATACAATCTGAACCTGAAAAGATAGTGGATAGGGGAGACACCATATTTGCCTTCCTCCTCAAAAGTAACAGCCAAATAGGAGTGCCCTGATGAAGCAGGCTAGGGATAGCATCATTCTTGGGATGTAGCTAATGTGAATCTTACATGAATCTACTACAATAGCTACCACCTAGATCTGGATAAATTAGCATTTATGTATGGTGTGGTGAAACAGTGAGAATCAGTCCAGTTTAAACACCTTTGGGGGcagccctccctccactctttccaaagagaagaagaatgcagCCTGCATAACGGATTGTACCTTACATTCCCAAAGGCAATATGTGATATGGTGCAGCTTCTGTGAAGCTATTTTGCAGTTTTAAGAATAATAATTTTGGATTTGGTAGAGGCATGCTGAAAACTATTGTAAACTGTCTTGTTTGATAATAAATTGTGATGTACAAAGAATAAAGTCTATGTACCTATGATTATAGTgaggtttatttattttaaccccTTTTGTACAGTGGACTCATGTCCATACCAGCATTTCTTAAATGTACTGGACAAAGTGTGGTAAAACTCCAGGGCAGGTACTGAATATTAGCGATTGCCAGTTTGAGCACTGTCAACGtctgtgaaataaaaaaaataaaaaaataaataaaaataaattaatacttGTCCAAAAAATGTTGGGTAAATATGCAGCTGAAGAAGGCATATTATTTTCAAAAGACAGATAATGTGTTCATGGGCAAAATAGGACTACTTTTTTGAGGAGATAGTTTTTTCTTTGCAAACCAGTAAAAAACCTACTTTTGGGGGTAATTATATCAGGAATATTCCCTGCGGTGCGCCCCGCCCCTGCAGTGCCTTGATGAAAGCAACTATTTAATTTTCATCAGGTATGTACTTTAAAAATGAAAAACGTCACCTTTCATCAGATGCCATTAGGTTGGAAGACATCAGTGACTTTTGGCAGTATGGCTTCATAGTCATCCCTGCACACTGATGTGATGAGAGGTAGCAAGTCATTTTCTGATAATGTGTCCCATTGGTCCAGTGCTGAAATCAACATATGGTATATTAGTGAGGTGTTAAAGCCAATCTCCTGATTCACCATGGAAATATGTGTTGCATGAAAATATTAAACTACTACATCCTCCCTACCTTGAAATGACACTGCCTTATGCTTCCTGTTTTTTATTATGTTACTCACAGTAAATAGGGACATGTCCAGCCAGCTCACATACAGCAGTAGCAAACAAGCTCACATCCTTTGCACCTGCAAAGATACAATATTTTACTATGCACATGCTCTCATGCATGCACACATTCACATACCATAAATCCTCTTTTTAGCTGTGATGAGGTGGTCTGCCCCTAACActgctgtctttttttctttattctttatgcTTGGCAATTAGCCCCTGCACATACGTAGGGTCGGCAGGTATTTTACCAGGCAAGGTTAGAATACTATTGGCCTACAATATTCAAGTGACTGCACTTGGTGAAATGGTAAAGTTTCTACCTTGGCAACTCCTGCCAACACCATTCATTTGCACTCCGTCAGGACTTCTGACCCCTGTGATGCCTCATCTCTGCCTGCTTGCTTACAGTGTTGTCAAAGTCTTAGTCAAAGCTTAGAAGCTTGCTAAACAGTACAATAGTAAAGGTGTTACTGACAACAACTAAATAAACTTGGTTGAACAAATTACCTTCAAGATAtggcaattttcttttctttttacatttgaATATATGTAAAAAGGAATTGTAATTAAAATCAATGCTTTGAAAGATCTTAAATGAAATCAATGATTTAAATACAATGACCTTgttaaaagatataaaaaaattgtACTTTAACAATAAAACAGAAAACAGGGATTCCTATGCTGCTTATTTTGAATACAAGCACATCATACAACATGGCAAGATTCAAGAGGTCTTATAACATAAAGCCATAAATGGTTAAAAGCTAGAGTTACTCACCATATGCAAAATCCCGTGCCCAGAGAACCACCCTCACTGTGCTGTGCATGCCTCCCTTGGTGTGGATTGTTTCAAGGGGAGTGCCTCGAGTGATAAAGAGATTGTGGGCTACCTTCTCCTTTAGAAA
Proteins encoded in this window:
- the LOC126993365 gene encoding LOW QUALITY PROTEIN: mucolipin-3-like (The sequence of the model RefSeq protein was modified relative to this genomic sequence to represent the inferred CDS: inserted 2 bases in 1 codon), with amino-acid sequence MKKCIPNVLXFSICLMMVFAGYCLCGWLVLGPYHLKFRSFSSTMECLYSLINGDDMFATFSSTSGKDPVVWWFSRVYLYSFISLFIYVILSLFIAIIMDAYETIKHYYDVGFPLNDLMKFVQECTEEPSSGVFQDEGEHTIHDVINSICCCGYE